In Armatimonadota bacterium, the genomic window GCCTTTGCCGCGGGCGGAACCTACACCGGCACCGACTACTTCGATAACTACTGGAACCCCGGCTTCGAAGGTACTGCGCACCTCGTTCCCGTGCCCGAACCGGCGTCCCTCGCCGTCCTCGGAATCGGCCTCCTCGCCTTTCGACGAGCCCGTTTCAAAAAATAGTAACCCTTTGCACTATAATACGTGCATAGTGCAACTATATCCGGAAATCGATCCGATTCGCGAAGCCTCGCGCCAGATGGTTCGCGGCCTCGGCCTGCTCGAACTCTCACCAATGTTCGGGGTGCCATTTAACCAACGCCACGCCCTCATCGAGATCGAGCGCGCAGGGGCCATCACCGTCAATCAACTCGGCGAGGCGCTTCTCGTCGATCGGTCCGTTGCCAGTCGAATCGCGTCTGCCCTCGAACGCCAGGGTCTCGTCGCGACCTCGTCCGACCCCGTCGATGCCCGCAAAAAGCTGCTCTCCCTCACGCCAAAAGGCATCGAATGCACGCTCGGCATCCATGACGCCTGCAACGAGCCGGTCGCGTCTGCCCTCAAACTCCTCTCGCCCGAAGACCGTCAGCGCGTGGTCGAGGGCCTCGAAATCTACGGCCGCGCCCTCCTCAAGGCCGCCCGCACCAAGGACCTCGTAATCCGAAAAATCGAGCCGACCGACGACGCTCAGGTCGCGCAACTCATCCGCGCCGTCATGACCGAAGGCGGCCTGGTCGGCCCCGGCTACAGCATCAACGACCCCGAAGTCCTCTCGATGTCCGAAAACTACCCGGCCCCCCGCGCCGCGTTCTACGTCGTGGTCCGCCAAAAGCAAGTGCTCGGATGCGGCGGCTTTGCCCCCCTCACCGGCGGCTCAGACGACGTCTGCGAGCTTCGAAAAATGTACTTCAGCCCCGAAATCCGAGGCATCGGCATGGCCCAGAACCTTATCTCCGTCATCCTTGCCGACGCAAAAACCGCAGGCTACCGGCGCATGTACCTCGAAACCACGCAAAAGC contains:
- a CDS encoding GNAT family N-acetyltransferase, which produces MQLYPEIDPIREASRQMVRGLGLLELSPMFGVPFNQRHALIEIERAGAITVNQLGEALLVDRSVASRIASALERQGLVATSSDPVDARKKLLSLTPKGIECTLGIHDACNEPVASALKLLSPEDRQRVVEGLEIYGRALLKAARTKDLVIRKIEPTDDAQVAQLIRAVMTEGGLVGPGYSINDPEVLSMSENYPAPRAAFYVVVRQKQVLGCGGFAPLTGGSDDVCELRKMYFSPEIRGIGMAQNLISVILADAKTAGYRRMYLETTQKQDKARALYARNGFTQIDGPMGDTGHCACDTFCIREL